Below is a window of Halococcus saccharolyticus DSM 5350 DNA.
GGACGCCCGCCGGCACGTCGGTCGGCGTCGACGACCCCTACGCGTTCGTCGAGCGGTGCGACCATCTCACCGACGATGGCCGGTGTCGATACGCCCTCGAACACGCTGAACACGATCCGTCGTTCGCCGCCGAGCGCCGAGCCGACGATTGCCGGTGTCCGGCGGCCGATCCCGCCGGTGAGTGGACGTGGCGGGACTGCCCCCACTTCCGGGCGCGAAACCGGTCGCGAGAGTGTGTTCGATGTGGACTCGACGAGCGTCGGATGGCCCACTCCGAGGAGCGCCCGCTGCTCGAAGAACATCACCTCTCGTACGCCGACATCGACGACGGCGCGGACCACGGCGACGACGGCTCAGCCGACGAGCCGAACCACGAGATCACGGTCTACCTCTGTCGGTGGTGTCACGCCAAGATCCACAACTCGTGGGCGCGGCTCGGCGACGACGCCAGTCCTGATCCTGAGGCAATCGCCGCACGTGAGGGACGACGGAGCCGCGAACAGGACGAACTCGGCTTTTCGTCGGCGGCCGAGCGATACGGCGACGAGTGAACCTGACGACCGACGAG
It encodes the following:
- a CDS encoding DUF7097 family protein, with translation MERTPAGTSVGVDDPYAFVERCDHLTDDGRCRYALEHAEHDPSFAAERRADDCRCPAADPAGEWTWRDCPHFRARNRSRECVRCGLDERRMAHSEERPLLEEHHLSYADIDDGADHGDDGSADEPNHEITVYLCRWCHAKIHNSWARLGDDASPDPEAIAAREGRRSREQDELGFSSAAERYGDE